The sequence AGATCTAAGACCCTAACTTTTGGTGAATCTCACGACCGCGTTCTTCTTCCTCTCCACACTCTGTCTCGGCACTGTCCCGCACTCTCGCTCTCAACGCCGCCATCGCCGCTGATGATACCTCGTCTCCGTCGGTCCCTGTTCTGCCCACCAGCAGTATGATAGATGGACCCCATGTCTTTGGCGGAGGGAATGGCAAGGCAAAGCACAGGTAGGCACTAAACAAACCTGACATAGCCCGATCCAGTCAATTGGTGTTGCGCTCGTTCTCCATGTTCAGATCTGAGGGTTCAGTTTGGTACAAACGCGACATCGAAGGTGAAATTCTTTTCGCGTTCAACTAATCCCCCTATGTCATTCGCTGATAATCCCTTGCTTACTTTGGTAATGGTTTGGCTACTACACATAGACTATTGTTGCTCTGAATGTTGCACGACATCTTTTTCGAAGAAGACTGGGTTGATTCGACTACAGCCTTTAAACGCAACTAATCCTTGGTGCTTCTCTAGTAGTCCAGCGCATGTGCTTCAGTTATTTGTACAAGAACATTTTTGTTGGCTATTGTACTCATGCCAGTTGCAGATTGACCATGCATAGTAGTGAATAGCGAGGATGGTTGGTACTATAATTTTCTCGCCATTTGGCTGCTCATAGGCTCTCAAGAATCAAGGATATTCTTTTCAGGCATCAAATCATGTCTGTCCTATGTAGGGAAAGAAGACCTGGGTAATGCCTTGCTATGCCCATATGAGATTACGAGCACACTGAATTTAAGCTTTCTTCtatctttgatcatgttctaACTACTAGCATGCATATTATCTTAACTTTGACATGGGAATTAAGTAGTTCCAAGTGTGCACATTATTGTGTTTATCCATGTGGATGGTGCTCGTGGCAGCCATCACCTAGGTGGCTAGGTCAAGTTGGGCTCATCGGGCTTGCTTTACACCTCCGGCCATGGTCGCCCTGCAGCTCCCCCATCACGTTCCTCTTAGGTCAGCACCTAGTGCCATGTTTGTTCTGTTGGGAAACATTACAAGTTCATGACCAATACTTAGTCTAAGTTTTGTGGACCGAAGCAAGGAGGAAGAAGATGTACAATTCAAGCAGGTATAGACCCATTCATTTTTCTCTAAACCTGACTTTAATCAGCAAGTTGGTTAATTCAGTGCCAAGTTACTAATAAAATCCATTTTTGCTTCGTGGTGACTATCATCCCTTGTACGTTTGTTCCTTTGGTCTTGCACGTTTTAGTATATACATATGTTTTTGTTTTGCTTTTTTGTCCCAATTAACAAGAACAGAACATGTGTTGACTTTTAAATCTATCTTTTTATAGATAAATATAGATAAAAGTGTCACATCTTATTACCGTAATTGAATTCATTTTTATATGTTTTACCTTTTTTAGCTTAGTTCAACCAAAGAATATGCAACATAAAGTAGGCCTCAGTTTAAATTTGAACTTGAATTACCTATATGATTCGCATGTGGAGTAATGGGTCACCAATGCACAAGTTTGCTGGTTGACGTCCTACCCAGTTCTACAGCATGGACTCCTTCCAGACCGCCAACAACCCTGTCCGCCCCCAGGCATCAGCAAGACAACACAGCAGTTGGATGGAATCTATGCACACTTTGCAGTATTGAGGCTTGCTGTTGTTGATACAAAAGCAGGTTTTCCACAATTTCTTGTATCCACGTGCCTTTTTTGTATGCTTGCTAGCACATTTTGCCTTAAATATGGTTTGATGAATATGCAGATGGTGCCATTCTAAAGGAGAACTGTGGACATTGATTGCTCAAAATGAACCCTCATTAGTCTCTTTGTAGTTGGTAATTCTGTTGTTCTGAATTTTCCACTAAGAATACTTTGTTATCCCACAAATGACACGAAAGTGCATGTATGGATGTACTTCAGCATCTCAACAcctttttatttattatttagatcCTGATGAGCTACTTGTGGAATATACATTTATGTAAACTGTGTTTGGAGAAATAATTCTTAGTGGTTACAAGAACTCTAAAGGGTGTAGTGTAATCATTCGTAGTAAATCTTATGACTTTTAAGATCTTTGATGATACCTCGAAACTAAATCTCTTTGTATTAATGCTTTTGTAACACTGTTTTCTCCTGACAGCTTCTCAAACTAGCAGATGACGATTGGTTAGCCATGCTGGATCTTCTTCAATCACTGCTTGTAGATCATTACTTTAGGTCTAGCTCTAGCATATGAATTTGGTTTTGTGTGTCAGACCAatacctttcttttctgccctcaacTTAATTTTTTCTCTTGAAAACGCGCCGGAGAACTGTgcctcattatattaagaagaaaaagaaatcagTGTCTAAAGGAAGGTCCAATACAAAAGACCCCTTACGGGGCCAGAAACATGCATATAGGAAGGAATCCATCTAGGAAAACAAAAAAACCCACACACTACCAAGGAAGTCCCTAGGGCTCAGCTTATGGGGTTGCCAGGTAAGAAATGTCTTTTGCCTCCACTATTTCCTATCGATGCATCTCCTCAAGCAGGTATTTCTTATTCTAAATTGTTGAGTTGGAGAATATTTTCCAATCTAGTCATTGCTGTAGGTACATATATTTGGCTTGAATGCTCTAAATTATTGACCTTGTTTTTCTTATTCtaaattcttttaaaatgttgatgcacACATTTAGATTCTTACTACTGGAGAAATATTTATATGTCTGTAGCATGTATTGATTCATTGTCCTTTTGTACAGCTGCTAATATATCTACTTTGCCATCCAAGCTCGGAGGTGAGAAGGTAGTTTATGATGCTACCAAGAAAATCTTCTCAAGCTCTAGTGGTCTAGCTGAAGATATTCTATTCTTATTCACAGATTGGTTGTCACTActtggaaaaattgtcaatattGAAACAAGGGTACACACCTAATTCTTTGTATTCCTCTTGCAATCATCTGCTTTCCTCTGAATTTGCTTGGGACTCATGTTGGGTACTTGGGTTTCAACTATAGCCTACCACAACTTGCTTGAGACTAAATTGCTTTGTTGTTGCTGTTGAATCCTCTGCTACTTCAAGCTTCTTTGATGTCGGGTGTAATGTCGTAACTGGCTATCGTTGTTGGCCCAACATTTGGCTAGAGTGGATGATATATATTGTAATGTGAATTCAATAAGAGGCTTGGCTCTCCATATAGCCAATAACTAGGAGAGTGATCAATGTATGTAATCGTTGTAAACTAACATTGTCCAATATTTTGTATATCGTTTCAAGGCACCTAAATATTTTCTGAAGGTTTGCATAAGTTTGTAGTTTTTTGTGATAGTCTTAACATTTAAATGATGCAATTGACATGACATTATTAAAATCATATATAGAAGTCCGTATAGTACTGTGTAGTGTTGaaatagctagattaaaataacaaaatttatatatGGTTGGATCATAAATAGATTACGAAACGTTTTCTCACAACAGTATAATGCACATTTGTACATAAGCTATTGTGATATTATATGTTTCTGTTGCAATCACCGAGTGATCATTGAGGAGAGCAAGGAGCAAACGTGTCAAACTAAGGCAAGCAGCCCAAGCGATATCGGAACTGGATTTGGGAGGAAAATATCGGTACCGGATTTCTGGGGGGCCATCCAAATTGAAATTGTATAGGTAATTCAAGTTTCTATAGTTCCAAGGATCAAAATAACCACAACACAACTACAAGGCTCAAACGTTAAATTTTCAGTTTACCTCGAAAATCTGAGGGCAATGCATACCTCCAAATTTTCAGCACGTTTACTGCTCTCACAGCAAACTCAAACTACTTTTCCGAACAACAAGGCTTCACAAACCAACCCCGAACTTCCGAACAATCAGAGATCGTCTCGATGAAGACGTATGGGGCGCCGGGCGCGTATGGTTCACGCCGCCGGCTCGGTGGCCATCATGGCCTTGAACTCGTCGAAGGAGATGACCCCGTCGCCATCTCGGTCCACCGCCGCGATGATCTCTGCGCACCGCTCAGCCGTCATCTCCTCCCCGACGATACCCAGCCTCCGCAGCGCGCGGAGCAGCTCCTCCGCGGTGATCACGCCGTCGCCGTTCTCGTCGTACTCGGCGAACGCAGCGCGCAGCGTGTCCGACAGGTCTTCGTCCTCGAAAAGCGCCCCGAGCTCGTCGAGGCTGATGAACCCGTCCCCGTCGCGGTCTGCGGCAGCGACCATCTCCTCCGCCTCCGCGGCCGTGCACCCGCAGGACTCGCGCATCTCGGCCACCGAGATGCGGCCATCGCCATCCGCGTCGAAGTGGCGGAAGACGCGGACGAGCTCTGGCTCCGGTGTTGTATCCGTGAGCGGTGGGGTACTAGACGTGGGGGTAGCAGTTGCGGGAGGCAGCGTCGAGGAGCGGCGTCGGCCGAAGATGTCGCTGCACGAGGCGGTGGCGGAGACGACGAGACCCATTACCGCCGCCGCGTGATGGCGTCGGCGTGGGATGGTTTCGCTTCGCTTGACTTGGTGACCAGGGTTTGGACTGTTGCCTATTTGAGGTTTTTGATTCTGTTTCTGTATGTAAGACGCCGTTATCGATTTTGAAAACCTAGCTAAAAAAACGTACATCCCTAGATTAAAGGGACTATATTTCATAGAAATTTTAACACAGATTTTTTGCATCTTAAAATCTAATAAAGTTATTGTTTTTTTTTCCTTAATTATCAAAACTTTTGGAATGTAAACGGCACCTAAATATAACTCGTCATATTATTCGATTGAAAAAATATGATCTAAATATATATATCTAAAAGTTTTCTTAAAGTAACTTCGTCAACGTCAGTAATTTATTTCACGATCACGGAGAGTTTTTGACCTGTTTTTACGTAGAACTTGCCAGGTCGTTTTATTGGAAATTAGATCAAAGCGTGTCTATAAGTTTGCTTAGAGCAAATGCAACAATATCGATAATTTGTCCATCTTACCATAGTTAGCATCAGGGCTGTCTCAAAGATTTTAAGAACCTTATGTTAACCACAGTAGATCGTGTAAAATATGTGATTTACGTTGTAGATAATATTGTTGTCCACAGCACCGCCGCTTATACGTCTCGCTCGACCATCTTCCACAGTTAGCCAAACTCTACTTCGATCCGGTCGTTACACTACCACACCACCTCAACCTCTACAACTTTTCACTGTCACGCCTCTGCTCTTCTTCAGCAACAATCGCCTCTCGTCTACGACTCATCACCTTAAATCGTTGACCTTACCTTTCGTTCACGACCCAAACGTGCTAGATGCATGATAAATTAATACTTCTTTTATCCATCACCAGTGCCGAAACGTGTTTACGGGCTCAAAGTTCTGGATGCATGATGAGTTAATATATTTTTTAAGAACAGACAGGAATGCCAATTTCTATTATAGATTTTGCGCGTTTTTGGATTGTCAATTTCAAGTTTTTTTATGAAGGGGCGAAGcccctatttcattaagaaatagGAAAGTTTGAAACAACCGCCACCACGCGGCACATCATCTCAAAAGATCGAACGTGGCCATGAACCTATCTAAACTCTAAACACTATCAAGCTAGATCAGTGAAGAGCCTAAGATAGCAGAACAAGTTTTGGCCTACGATGAACTACATAAGACTTTCTTATTTACAACCCAAACATACAGGCAAAACCACACAAGGATCTGAACAATCTAACCAACAAAAGACACACAAACATCAACAGCAACTTCCAAGTTCCAGCTTCCATATCAACCAGAAATGCGCCTGTCCAAAGGGCACCACCCCAAGGCCCTGCCGAAAGCTTCACTTGTCGTCTTTCGGATTAGCTTGCTTCCTAGCATCACCATTCTTTGCTCCTTCTTTTTCTGAAGAGTAGCCCAAGAATCCAGCCAGAAGCAGCAAAGAAAAATGATGTTAGATGGATCAAGTAAATGATTTTTTTCCAAAGCACCAATCATTTCTAGTGCGCCAAATAGCCCAGAATAACGCACCACAACCAAATAACACCAAATGAGTCATTTTGTCTTTTGGTTTACATAACCAATTGTCATAAAGATTGCTGATACTATTCGGAATCAGCCTTAAATTCAAGGCAACTTGAATCACTCTCCACATATATTTAGCAATGGGGGAATGAAAGAACAGGTGATCGATAGATTCATCCATCCCACAGAAACAACAATTCAAAGAACCAATCTAGTTCCTTTTCTTCAGGTTGTCCTTAGTAAGAATTTTATTTCTTACCACTAACCAAAAGAAAACCTTGATTTTATGAGGTAATTTAGATTTCCACAAGAACTTATATGGAATCAAAACTTGCTCTTCCATTTTCTTTTTGTACATAGAGTTAACTGAGAAGCCTTTTTCCCCAGATTCCACACAATTTTATCCTCCTGATCAGACAGAGTTACCTGATTACAACAACTTATCATTTCATCGAATAACATCCTCAAATTACCCACAATCCTTCTTCTGAAAGTAAGAGACTCAAAGTTAGAAGTGAAAACTTCATTAACAGAAACATCTTTGTCATAGGTCAAGTCGAAAAGAATAGGAAACTGGATAGACAGAGGCTGATTACCAATCCAATTACTCTTCCAGAAACTAGTCTTCAGACCATTACCAACTTCAGTTTTACAGTACTTGTAAAAATTGTCCCGTAAACTCAGAATTTTTTCCAGAAATGAGAGTCACTTTGTTTTTGCTTAACTAATATAAGGGGTTTTCCCTTAATGTATTTACTGGCAATAATTTTTTGCCATAAGCCTTTCGAATTTTCAATATTCCAAAGCCATTTAGATAGCAAGGAATCATTCATAAACTCCAGATTCAAGACACTCAATCCACCCTGATTTTTGGGAGAGCACACTGACTCCCAATCAGCTAAATGAAATTTTTTAGACTGACAACCCCCCTGCCACAGAAGTCTCCTCCTAAGAATATCAATTTTTTTGATAACCGTCTAGGGGCAGGATAAATCGAGAGCATATATAAAGGAACATTAGATAGGCAACTGTTTAGAAGAGTAAGTCTACCACCAAGACTCAGGAATCTACCCTGCCACCCAGCTAGTCTTTTTTCCAACTTCTCAATCATGGGGATCCAAAGATTTTTATTAATTTTCTTCTTATCAATTGGCACCCCTAAGTATTTCAAAGGAAGATTTTCTATTGGACAAGTAAAGATATCAGCATACAAATAGTCTATCTCTTTAGCGTTACCAAAGCACAAAATTTCACTTTTGTGAAAATTTATTTTCAAACCTGACATGCTTTCAAATAAACATAATATGTATTTAAGATTTCTGGCCCCTTCCAAACAATCTTGAATAAGAAAAATGGTGTCATCGGCGTATTGTAAACAACAACAACCATTGTGAATGATATGAGGGATCAGACCTTCAATCAGACCCTCATCTTGAGCTTTCTTAATCATACAAGCTAAACCATCAGCAACCAAATTGAACAGAAGGGGAGAGAAAGGATCCCCTTGTCTAACTCCTTTGTGAGTAGTGAAATAAGGACCCAGGATATCATTAGTTTTGATGGCTACTTTGCCACCTCTCACAATCCTCATAACCCAATCACACCAAGTGTTCCCAAAACCTTTTTTCTCCATCATAGTATAGAGGAAATGCCAATTTACTTTGTCATAGGCTTTTTCAAAATCAATTTTTAAAACCACTCCACTTTGATTTTTCCTCTTAACCTCATGAAGAATCTCATTGAGAGAGATGACCCCATCCATAATGTATCTATTTTTAATGAATCCATATTGAGAATCACTTATCACATTTGTGATACAACCCACAAGCCTGTTATTCAGAACTTTGGAAATGATTTTGTAACACACATTCAAAAGATAGATAGGTCTAAAATTCTTCATGTCAGCCGCATTATCCACTTTTGGTAATAAAGTAACCATCCCATAATTCAACCTTTCAATCTTAAGATTTCCATTATAAAAATCATTGAAAAGATGAACAATATCCAATTTAATTGTATCCCAAAAATTTTGAAAGAATTCAGTAGGGAAACCATCGGGACCAGGGGCACTATTATGTTTCATCTCAAAAATCACTTTCTTAATCTCATCAACTGAGAAAGGAGCCGTTAGGAAAGACCTATCAGTGTCTGACAACTGGTTCATATTGAAATGAGACATATTAATACTAGATAACACCGAAGGGCCAAAGAGATCTTTATAATAGGAAGTAGCAATTTTATTTATACCTTCAGCATCATTAACAGAGACTCCTTCATGATTCAAGAAAGGAATTTTAACCCTCCGCTTACGACCTTTTGCAAGAAGATGAAAGAATTTAGTATTTTCATCACCCTCATTGATGAATTTTTCTCTAGCTGTTTGCTTTTTTTTACAAATTTCTTCTTCCATGATTTTTTTCAGATTCCACTCCATATCAAGTTTTTCGATTCTCTCAGAGTCCGAAATACCCATAATTTCGCATTTTTTATCTAAAATGTCAATTTTCTCCATCAAATCTTTTTTTAACTTTAAATATCTACCTTCAACATTAATATTCCAACCTTTTAACATTTTTTTAACCTTTTTGTTTTTCTTTCCAAATATCAATACTATTTTTGCTTCTAACAGACAGAGACCAATTGTTAACCACTAAAGACTTAAACTCAGGTCTCAACTTCCAACAAAGCTCATATCTAAAATCTCTTTTAGCAGGCGAAGTAAAATCAGTTTTAAGGCATAAAGGCACATGATCAGAAAAAGATCTAGTAAGACCTATAACATTCACATTATTGTAATGTAGATCCCACTCAGGGCTAACAAGAAATCTGTCCAACTTCTCATAAGTAGGAGGATTACGATTATTGGACCAGGTAAAATGTCTACCACTAAGATCCAATTCAATCAACTCATGAACATCAATAATAGAATTAAAAAGGGAACTCCACTTATTAGTACCCCGAGGCTTATTCTTATCCGAATCTCTTCTGAGAATGTTAAAATCACCACCAATCAACATTGGATGAGAACATTTGGAACAGAAAGAGGATAACTCACTCAAGAATTTCTGTTTTTGATCATTTTGAGCAGCCCCGTAAATATTAGTAAAGTTCCAAATAAATCCTGATTCTTTTTGAATCACCAGAGTCCGAATCATAAATTCACCCAACTCTTTCTCTCTAACATCAAACACGTCCGAATCAAAACCTACCAGCAAACCTCCCGACCTACCATTAGGGGGAGACCAGACCCAAACGAAATTCCTATTACCACTAATGAAATTCAACCACGAATCTTCAAAGTCTTTCTTGTTGGTTTCTTGTAAACCAATAAAGTTAATTTTCTCTTTCGTGATAATATCCCGGAGGAATTCACTTTTCACCTCTTTACCGAGACCCTGACAATTCCAAATCACACCAATCATTCTGAACAAATCAGGGTATGGCCATCAGTCTGGCCTCTCCTCTTAATAGGGATGTTCCTATTATTGGGAGATTTACCAGCTTTATTTTTTTTCCTCACAGTTTTTTCCTGTGCCGAATTTTACGACCTTTTCTGAGGACCATAACGTCATCAAGATCAGACAAATCATCATCCAAACTATCATTATGAATATTATTATCTACATCAGAAGCAATGCAATCAACATTGGAATTATCAACACTAATCTTAACAGATTGAACAACTAAATTTTTCCTAGACAACTCCAAAGATCTAATCAGGTTTAAATTTTCCACAGCATCATTAAAGGAAGATCCTAAATCAACTCCAATTCTATGAGCCACCTCCATAAGAACAGCATTATCAGTATTAAGCACAGAGAAAGGATTATAAGACGTACCTTTGTTGATGAAAGCATCTTTAGCAATAGCTCTTGCAGCAGCTTTATCAGCAATTTTCATTTCCTCCGAAGATTCCAGCCTGCTGCTCCTTCTAACTCCTTCTGCCACCTCACCTTCCATAGGACCTCCTTttttagcaccagcatttttgctAGCAACATCAGGAATATTTATGCTCAATTTCTTTTTCTCTTGAGCAGGGGAAGGAATAAAATCATCATCCTTGATGAATTCATCCAACTCCTGAGAATCCAACAAATCATCCTCACTTTCATTGAACTCTTCATCATCATTACCCTGACTATCAAGGTAACCCTTGGTTCCATCAGAACCTTTCCCCATTTCATACTTTCAGATTGCTTAGACAAGGAACCAGCAACATTGACATGACTGGAGGATATTTTTAAGGGGGTTTTCCCTTAACATCCCTACCAGAATCCTCATCACCACTTTTGGCCTTTTTAGCAGATTTACCAAGAGAGATGTCACCAAATCCTTGTCTATCAACTGAAGCCCTTTTACCGAGATTAATAGAATCATCATTCCACCCTTCATCGGTAATGTTGTCAATTTTAAAGAAAATGTCATACAGAAAAGGTTTGACACCAACTTCAATGATAGGGGGAATCATAGCAACACTCTTCACATGAACTTTGAATCTCACAATTTCTTTAGAGTTTAAAGAGTTAATatccacttcttccaccgccCCAATAGTGGATCCCAATTCACAAATAGTCTGGTAGTTCTGAAGTTCTTCCGGAACATTCTCAGCCACAATCCACACCGAATGCAGTTTGGATTTAGGCTGAGCCTGAGAACTCCAAGAAGAaacagagattttggcacccgacAACTTCATTTTTTAATTCAGGGAAATTAATCATCTCATCTAATCTCTCTTGAGAGGGAAATTGCATGAGGAAGCCAGAATGACACTTGGTAGCTTTCCAAGTACGGCCCCAAGGGAAGTGAAAACCGAAATCCTTCTCAAGATCCCGGCCGAGATCAAACCCTCAACGATTTTAACCAAACCAATAAAACTGCGCTTAGGTTTGTTGGACAATGGCTTGGCAAAATGAGAAGAGTAAAACCCTAGCCCATCTGTCGCCATTCCAACAATAGGCATACTTGGTTTGTTCTGTTTGGGGAGAACACACCGAGCGGTGTTGTGAGTTTCCTTGCGACAGATCTCGCACCACAAAGATTTAAAACACTCCCTAGCATGATGGCCATCCATGCCACATTTTTGGCAGAAAACCCTACACGCCAGTTCATTCTCAACTTTCAGAATGGTAGGGGGAGGGGTTTTGAGAATACCTTGCTGACCGCCATCGTCGGGAGTGGAGGTAGGGATGTCATCTTTGCCATCAGGTTTTCCAGATCCAGTCTTCAACCGCCAGCTGAGATTTCGATTCTTCCCCCACGACTGGGAACCCTGCGGCGCATCCTTCGGACCCCACCGATCCCAGTTAGGGTTGCGATTCTTCAGATCCATCTGACCCGAATCACCCGAGCGACCCGGGAGAGGCCACTCCTCGGCAAGCGCCGGCGGACGAAACGGAGAGGAAATCCAACCACCGCAAAAACTACCGCGCGACGAACACGGGAGAGACCAGAGGTGAGAAAGACGCGAAGCGAGATGGGGAAAAGAGTGCGAACCCAAGAAATCAGCCGCAAACCCTAACCGCGTACCTGAAGGGAACCTTCCAACGCACGCCGCGCCGACCGCCTGCCTCTTTGGGCCGCGCGAAGACGGAGATACAGGAGCCGGGCGCGAGGATGCCGGCCCAGGAACCGCGCACCCGCCCCGACGGGCCGACGATGAACAGGAGTCCTCGCGAGAAGAAGCAAGGTGACGCCCATTTTTCTTTTTCCTCCTTCGCATGGCTCATCCCCCTCCCGAATCGAGGCTTTACTCGACAATCAAAATTCGATTGTCAATTTCAAGTACTAAGCAAAATCTACATTTCTGGTTTATGTCTTTTTATTTGTATATAACGCACGTCTATGATATATTTACATTTATGATTTATGTCTTTTTTTTATTAGGATCACATTCCTGAGTTTATGTAAATCGATGCTCAGAGTGCCGAGGCCGATCTTCAATCACAATGAAAACAATATAAATAGGGGAAACGAACACTGGGCTGTAAATCCATAGCCCGCATTTAGATGGGCAGGCCAGTTCCTATGAATTTCGAGGGGCTTTTTCTGGACAGAAATTTCAGCCCACATACAGATCATCCCAGTATGTATCCGAATGGTGAGGCTGAGCACACATAGAGAATGGTTTCTTTATCTTGTCTCGACGGCGACGCCAACTAACCGAACCTTTCTCCACCGTACCGGCGAGGATTCTCCGGCATGGCCCCGCTAGCTAGTTGGCTATTCGTATCAGGAGAGGTTTGGATAGCGGTCAGGGTGACGGGTCTCGCATTGCTCGCGCTGCGCTCTGGTTTACAGTTATGTCAGGGCTCTACAGCTGGGATCGATCGATGCTCTTCTCTTCTCTAGCGGCGATTATATTGGTCAAACGACAGTAGTGCTGTGCATGTGGCTCACGATATTGTCGCACCCAAGAACATGCGTCGATCATATCCATCGATGTGGTCACTGCTTCTTATTACTAGCTACTACTACTTAACACTCGCCCTCGAGATGCGTGCA is a genomic window of Zea mays cultivar B73 chromosome 5, Zm-B73-REFERENCE-NAM-5.0, whole genome shotgun sequence containing:
- the LOC100284929 gene encoding polcalcin Jun o 2; the encoded protein is MGLVVSATASCSDIFGRRRSSTLPPATATPTSSTPPLTDTTPEPELVRVFRHFDADGDGRISVAEMRESCGCTAAEAEEMVAAADRDGDGFISLDELGALFEDEDLSDTLRAAFAEYDENGDGVITAEELLRALRRLGIVGEEMTAERCAEIIAAVDRDGDGVISFDEFKAMMATEPAA